The Opitutales bacterium genome has a window encoding:
- a CDS encoding P-II family nitrogen regulator has product MKLIKAIIKPFKLEDVKDALSELGIEGMTAIEVKGFGRQKGHTEIYRGSEYTVDFQPKVMIEVVVVDDIVDKAVQAIVSNAKSGKIGDGKIFVLPDEAAYRIRTEETNEEAI; this is encoded by the coding sequence ATGAAGTTGATCAAAGCGATCATCAAACCATTCAAACTTGAAGATGTTAAGGATGCCCTATCTGAACTCGGTATCGAAGGCATGACAGCCATTGAGGTAAAAGGATTTGGACGGCAAAAGGGTCATACGGAAATTTACCGTGGCTCCGAGTATACAGTCGATTTCCAGCCCAAGGTCATGATTGAGGTCGTCGTCGTAGACGATATTGTGGACAAAGCAGTTCAGGCGATCGTATCGAATGCCAAGAGCGGTAAAATCGGGGACGGAAAAATCTTCGTGCTTCCAGACGAGGCTGCCTATCGTATCCGGACTGAAGAGACAAACGAAGAAGCGATCTAG
- the moaC gene encoding cyclic pyranopterin monophosphate synthase MoaC: MSPDFSHIDPASNQPTMVDVSGKAVTERTATAIGYIEVPAVVMNQLRDGDITTKKGPVFQTAIIAGTQAAKRTADWIPFCHPLLLESIKICIRPEPDQSRIRIESTVKLSGKTGVEMEALTAVSAAALTVYDMCKALSQDMRITGIEVVRKTGGKSDIGA; encoded by the coding sequence ATGAGCCCTGATTTTTCACATATCGACCCCGCCTCCAATCAGCCTACGATGGTGGATGTCTCTGGAAAGGCCGTCACTGAACGCACGGCCACAGCTATAGGATACATTGAGGTGCCCGCCGTGGTGATGAACCAACTACGCGATGGGGATATTACGACCAAAAAAGGTCCGGTATTTCAGACAGCGATCATCGCCGGCACCCAGGCGGCCAAACGCACGGCAGACTGGATCCCTTTCTGCCATCCCTTGCTGCTCGAAAGCATCAAAATATGCATCCGTCCCGAGCCAGACCAGAGTCGCATTCGTATCGAGTCGACCGTTAAACTCAGCGGAAAAACCGGAGTTGAAATGGAGGCGCTCACCGCAGTATCCGCCGCAGCTCTAACAGTCTATGATATGTGCAAAGCGCTGAGCCAAGACATGCGCATCACGGGCATTGAGGTCGTCAGGAAGACCGGCGGTAAATCAGACATCGGCGCTTGA
- the miaB gene encoding tRNA (N6-isopentenyl adenosine(37)-C2)-methylthiotransferase MiaB: protein MNRVYIKTYGCQMNERDSEAVAAMLRDRGYSIVSTEHQADVVLLNTCSVRDQAEQKAIGKAGHLSANKRKKPDYVLGIMGCMAQNRGEGLLKSLPDLDLVVGTQKFHQVPDHLDNIIRSKQGLGPKPNTIVDLDEETGSQNTIRAHLGTERKISAFVSIMQGCNMNCAYCIVPKTRGRERGRPMDDIVEEARELAANGTKEITLLGQIVNLYGRDFLRRENGKSPFVRLIERVHAIDGIERIRFTSPHPVGFRKDLIEAYRDLPKLCEYIHFPMQSGNNRILKEMRRTYTRERFLRIIEDLRTAAPQMVFSTDIIVGFPGETDAEFEDTVSLFKEIGFPMAFLFKYSKRTGTDAADRGDQVPQEVKEARLKVLLDILEDQSIQYNQSLVGTTQEILVEGPARKGESKYMGRTRGHRKVVFTGSERLVGELVEVRINEASVSTLMGDLVLEGIEDAAQLRVAAV from the coding sequence ATGAACCGCGTATATATCAAGACTTACGGCTGCCAGATGAACGAGCGTGACTCCGAGGCAGTGGCTGCGATGCTCAGAGATCGCGGCTATTCAATCGTGTCTACAGAGCATCAAGCGGATGTTGTCCTGCTCAATACTTGTTCGGTGCGCGACCAGGCAGAGCAGAAAGCTATTGGGAAAGCGGGGCACTTATCTGCCAATAAGCGAAAGAAACCCGACTATGTTTTAGGGATCATGGGTTGCATGGCTCAAAACCGCGGCGAAGGGTTGTTGAAAAGCCTGCCCGACCTCGACCTGGTCGTCGGCACGCAGAAATTTCACCAGGTCCCCGATCACCTGGATAACATCATACGCTCGAAACAAGGCCTCGGGCCCAAACCAAATACTATCGTCGATCTCGACGAAGAAACCGGATCCCAAAACACCATTCGAGCCCACCTCGGCACGGAGCGCAAAATCAGCGCATTCGTTTCCATTATGCAGGGCTGCAATATGAACTGCGCCTATTGCATCGTTCCCAAAACGCGGGGCCGCGAGCGTGGTCGCCCCATGGACGATATCGTAGAAGAAGCGCGCGAACTGGCGGCCAATGGCACCAAAGAAATTACCCTACTCGGCCAGATCGTAAATCTCTACGGACGGGATTTCTTAAGAAGGGAAAACGGCAAAAGCCCGTTTGTGCGCCTCATCGAACGCGTTCACGCCATCGATGGCATTGAGCGGATCCGCTTTACCTCCCCGCACCCAGTGGGCTTCCGCAAAGACCTCATCGAGGCCTACCGCGATCTACCCAAGCTCTGCGAATATATCCATTTCCCAATGCAGAGCGGCAATAACCGGATTCTCAAGGAAATGCGGCGCACCTACACCCGCGAGCGTTTTCTGCGCATCATCGAAGACCTGCGCACTGCAGCACCACAGATGGTCTTTTCTACCGACATCATCGTCGGGTTTCCCGGAGAAACGGACGCTGAGTTCGAAGATACAGTATCACTTTTTAAAGAAATCGGCTTTCCCATGGCCTTTTTGTTTAAGTATTCAAAACGCACAGGAACCGATGCTGCCGACCGCGGAGACCAAGTCCCTCAAGAGGTGAAAGAAGCGCGCCTCAAAGTGCTCCTCGATATCCTAGAAGACCAATCGATACAGTATAACCAAAGCCTCGTCGGCACCACTCAGGAGATTCTTGTGGAAGGTCCAGCTCGCAAGGGTGAAAGTAAATACATGGGACGGACACGGGGTCACCGCAAAGTCGTCTTCACCGGTTCAGAGCGCCTAGTTGGCGAACTGGTCGAAGTGCGTATCAACGAGGCCTCAGTGAGTACGCTGATGGGTGATCTTGTGTTGGAAGGCATAGAAGACGCGGCACAGCTGCGTGTAGCTGCGGTCTAG
- a CDS encoding 5'-methylthioadenosine/S-adenosylhomocysteine nucleosidase, producing MLNSLSPRTLGALIAAVIVSLLVTGCGHTSSSVSEAGFSPYLIGDPTPRTAVVAAYRPEIVALIAEIERMPEGQIDQVIQRKGVTYHVGEVYGEPIVLFVTGMSIANAAMTTQMAIDYFPLERLLYSGIAGAINPELDLGDVVVPERWYYHDESAYFNPSDTEESGYILADYYADNSGFYKDLHEGDPTQPNYTNIGMIFPDEVSVIKEGWDRPRRTPYFSATDSLIASAREAVAGMPTLYVGDRPAQLMVGGNGVTGSVFVDNAEYREWTREVYTAEVTEMESAAVGQVCMINELPWVIVRGVSDLAGGQKGKNDENVYDGLASEHAAKVLFALLKEIAED from the coding sequence ATGCTCAATAGTCTATCTCCCAGAACCCTCGGCGCCCTGATCGCCGCTGTTATTGTTTCACTCCTAGTGACTGGCTGTGGCCACACTTCTTCATCAGTCAGTGAGGCTGGGTTTAGCCCGTATTTGATTGGCGATCCGACACCAAGGACAGCGGTGGTCGCAGCTTATCGGCCAGAGATCGTAGCCTTGATTGCTGAGATTGAGCGCATGCCCGAAGGCCAGATTGACCAGGTTATCCAACGCAAAGGAGTGACCTACCATGTCGGTGAGGTATACGGAGAGCCCATTGTCCTCTTTGTGACTGGCATGAGCATTGCCAACGCAGCGATGACGACACAGATGGCCATCGATTATTTCCCGCTCGAGCGACTTCTCTATTCTGGTATCGCTGGAGCCATCAATCCGGAGCTCGACCTAGGCGACGTCGTGGTGCCTGAGCGTTGGTATTATCATGACGAGTCAGCCTATTTTAACCCATCTGATACGGAAGAGAGCGGCTATATTCTCGCTGACTATTACGCGGATAACTCGGGATTTTACAAAGACCTTCACGAGGGAGATCCGACGCAGCCCAACTATACAAATATCGGTATGATCTTTCCCGACGAGGTTTCCGTGATCAAAGAAGGTTGGGATCGGCCCCGACGCACGCCTTACTTTTCGGCAACGGACTCGCTTATTGCCTCCGCTCGGGAAGCGGTCGCTGGAATGCCAACACTTTATGTCGGTGATCGCCCTGCCCAATTGATGGTGGGCGGCAACGGGGTGACGGGAAGCGTATTTGTCGATAATGCTGAGTATCGTGAATGGACACGCGAAGTCTACACTGCGGAAGTTACGGAGATGGAGTCCGCCGCTGTGGGTCAGGTCTGTATGATCAATGAACTCCCTTGGGTTATCGTGCGCGGCGTGAGTGACTTGGCAGGGGGCCAAAAGGGTAAGAACGATGAGAATGTCTACGACGGCTTGGCTTCTGAACATGCAGCTAAGGTCCTGTTCGCTCTGCTAAAAGAGATTGCTGAAGATTGA
- a CDS encoding type II toxin-antitoxin system VapC family toxin: MKLFLDTNAYSGWLRQGLWHEPITRAEEVLLSPIVLGELRDGFKGGRRASDNEARLLQFLKHSSVTLVPIMESTSAVYAELKQHLRKQGTPIPENDIWIAASTIEHGCVLATGDQHFEYLPQVRTLDVRAF; this comes from the coding sequence GTGAAGCTGTTTCTCGACACTAACGCCTACTCGGGATGGTTGCGCCAAGGGCTGTGGCATGAGCCGATTACACGTGCAGAGGAGGTGCTATTATCTCCCATCGTATTGGGCGAACTGCGGGATGGCTTCAAAGGAGGACGCCGCGCATCTGACAACGAAGCCAGACTCCTACAGTTTCTCAAGCATTCTTCTGTGACGCTTGTGCCGATAATGGAGTCTACCAGCGCGGTTTATGCGGAACTTAAACAACACTTACGTAAACAAGGCACTCCGATTCCTGAAAACGACATTTGGATCGCTGCGTCGACGATTGAACACGGCTGTGTATTAGCCACTGGTGATCAGCATTTTGAGTATTTGCCGCAGGTGCGCACCCTGGACGTTCGTGCGTTCTAA